A part of Myxococcus landrumus genomic DNA contains:
- a CDS encoding sensor histidine kinase produces the protein MSGDAKEPQERLRCLEGALLRQEKLAALGRHAAGLAHEMNNPASAGRRATEQLTQAMDAQEDLALELDRWKLPQEQRQLLLRTCRQSQGRGATQDMDPLTRGDSEDALASWMDARGVVNAWDLAPTLLDAAIGQEKLEPLAQVLPAEALPDALAWLEALVRTRALLTEVRQSTTRLAELAGAVKSFTHAGKEHPEPVDVHEGLENTLLLLNYKLKHGVAVKREYDRSLPRIQALPGMLNHVWTNLIDNAIDAMGGKGHLVVRTAREGDSLLVEVVDDGPGVPPELLERIWEPFFTTKPMGHGTGLGLDIIRRVVVDRHHGDVRVESRPGHTSFQVRLPMGTAA, from the coding sequence ATGTCCGGGGACGCCAAGGAGCCCCAGGAGCGGCTGCGATGTCTGGAGGGCGCGCTGCTGCGGCAGGAGAAGCTGGCGGCCCTGGGCCGTCACGCCGCGGGCCTGGCGCACGAGATGAACAACCCCGCCTCCGCGGGTCGCCGCGCCACCGAGCAGCTCACCCAGGCCATGGACGCGCAGGAGGACCTCGCGCTGGAGCTGGACCGATGGAAGCTGCCGCAGGAGCAGCGACAGCTCCTGCTGCGCACCTGCCGGCAGAGCCAGGGCCGAGGCGCCACCCAGGACATGGACCCGCTCACGCGAGGCGACTCGGAGGACGCGCTGGCCAGTTGGATGGATGCCCGGGGCGTGGTGAACGCGTGGGACCTGGCGCCCACGCTGCTGGACGCGGCCATCGGACAGGAGAAGCTGGAGCCGCTGGCCCAGGTCCTTCCCGCCGAAGCGCTCCCGGATGCACTCGCGTGGCTGGAGGCCCTGGTGCGCACGCGGGCACTCCTGACCGAGGTGCGGCAGAGCACCACGCGGCTGGCGGAGCTGGCCGGCGCGGTGAAGTCCTTCACGCACGCGGGCAAGGAACATCCCGAGCCCGTGGACGTACACGAGGGCTTGGAGAACACGCTGCTGCTCCTCAACTACAAGTTGAAGCACGGCGTCGCGGTGAAGCGCGAGTACGACCGGAGCCTGCCGCGCATCCAGGCCCTTCCGGGGATGCTCAACCACGTGTGGACGAACCTCATCGACAACGCCATCGACGCGATGGGCGGCAAGGGGCACCTCGTCGTGCGCACCGCGCGCGAGGGCGACTCGCTGCTCGTGGAGGTGGTGGATGACGGGCCCGGCGTTCCACCGGAGTTGCTGGAGCGCATCTGGGAGCCCTTCTTCACCACCAAGCCCATGGGCCACGGCACGGGCCTGGGCCTGGACATCATCCGCCGCGTCGTCGTGGACCGTCACCACGGCGACGTACGCGTGGAGTCACGCCCGGGCCACACGTCGTTCCAGGTGCGGCTGCCGATGGGGACCGCGGCCTAG
- a CDS encoding winged helix-turn-helix transcriptional regulator — MALKVRKNPATPPVDIDRRRRGKGAVVAEECPLNRSIALLGGAWAPHVIYFLSARSRRFGELRIDIPNVSARVLSQRLRELEARGVIARTLTPTTPPSAEYTLTDLGRELIPIVQAIADVGRRLATRPVAQRRGRGGVRTGAPLAG, encoded by the coding sequence ATGGCGCTCAAGGTCAGGAAGAATCCAGCAACACCTCCCGTCGACATCGACCGGCGGCGACGTGGCAAGGGCGCGGTGGTGGCGGAGGAGTGCCCGCTCAACCGCTCGATAGCGCTGCTCGGCGGAGCCTGGGCCCCGCATGTCATCTACTTCCTGAGCGCCCGCTCCCGGCGCTTCGGTGAGCTGCGCATCGACATCCCGAACGTCTCCGCGCGAGTGCTCAGTCAACGGCTCCGGGAGCTCGAGGCTCGCGGCGTCATCGCGCGCACGCTCACGCCCACCACGCCTCCATCGGCCGAGTACACGCTCACCGACCTCGGACGAGAGCTGATTCCCATCGTCCAGGCCATCGCGGATGTCGGCCGCCGGCTCGCGACCCGCCCGGTGGCGCAGCGTCGAGGTCGCGGAGGTGTCCGCACCGGCGCGCCCCTCGCGGGCTGA
- a CDS encoding caspase family protein, translated as MNKLGVLLGVAALLAARDASADAVIRRALVIAHNGSDDPSLPALRFADDDGVLWAETLQRLGVETTLLVDPDEATRAEARPILAGARPPTPDEVKREVARLRAASLADDELGRETDVMLVYVGHGNTDDMGRAYFTLAGGRLDKAALYADVVDPLAADYVHVIVDACRASGVVGSRGGQMDAAVVAELRGMLAREQLTTRPTVGAVFAESDDGETHEWSRLRAGVFSHVARSGLLGAADINGDGQVEYSELGAFVSASLRGVKGLPARLSVHAFAPTGSPRRPLVGPAPEGPSLVLSSQQALSRVSVEDSEGRRLADVRRAEDQYVMLRLPERDAYWVRTPTSEVRILRTALAEGMPQLKPRELQERGPAEEALSRGLFAVPLDKDFYDQYVVTAGLVPVDFTHAFPPGSLGPTPSGTFSRMSQEASPWEVGLQGHEAPLGLGPFAAGPSLAYRRNALSAFYYGVRGSYTLTPWAADGLRTYRATVQGLFGAKDLFHTPLFIETGLGWGALGVSSPGKYMGDLTVLTSHAAAGVTKKWFGLKWRLAATAAMDRVTLDGVNRWDGMLGMELAATTFP; from the coding sequence ATGAACAAGTTGGGAGTGCTCCTTGGGGTCGCCGCGCTCCTGGCCGCGCGCGACGCCTCGGCGGACGCGGTGATTCGCCGCGCGCTTGTGATTGCCCACAATGGCAGCGACGACCCATCCCTCCCCGCGCTGCGCTTCGCGGACGACGATGGCGTGCTCTGGGCGGAGACGCTCCAGCGGCTGGGGGTGGAGACCACGCTGCTGGTGGACCCGGACGAGGCGACCCGGGCCGAGGCGCGTCCCATCCTCGCGGGCGCCCGGCCGCCCACACCGGACGAGGTGAAGCGCGAGGTGGCCCGGCTGCGCGCCGCGAGCCTCGCCGACGACGAGCTGGGCCGCGAGACGGACGTGATGCTCGTCTACGTGGGCCACGGCAACACGGATGACATGGGCCGCGCGTACTTCACGCTCGCGGGAGGACGGCTGGACAAGGCCGCGCTCTACGCGGACGTGGTGGACCCGCTGGCCGCCGACTACGTGCACGTCATCGTCGATGCGTGCCGTGCCTCGGGCGTCGTCGGCAGCCGGGGCGGACAGATGGACGCGGCGGTGGTGGCGGAGCTGCGCGGCATGCTCGCGCGCGAGCAGTTGACCACCCGGCCCACCGTGGGCGCGGTCTTCGCGGAGAGCGATGACGGCGAGACGCACGAGTGGTCCCGGCTTCGCGCCGGTGTCTTCAGCCACGTGGCGCGCTCCGGACTCCTGGGCGCCGCGGACATCAACGGCGATGGACAGGTGGAATACAGCGAGCTGGGCGCGTTCGTCTCCGCGTCGCTGCGAGGCGTGAAGGGACTGCCCGCGCGACTGAGCGTCCACGCCTTCGCGCCCACGGGCTCTCCCCGCCGGCCGCTGGTCGGTCCCGCGCCCGAGGGCCCCAGCCTCGTGCTGTCCTCCCAGCAGGCCCTCTCGCGTGTCTCCGTGGAGGACTCGGAGGGACGGCGGCTGGCGGACGTGCGCCGCGCCGAGGACCAGTACGTGATGCTCCGCCTCCCGGAGCGGGACGCGTACTGGGTGCGCACGCCCACCAGCGAGGTGCGCATCCTCCGGACCGCGCTGGCGGAGGGAATGCCGCAGCTCAAGCCGCGCGAACTGCAGGAGCGTGGACCCGCCGAGGAGGCCCTGAGCCGGGGCTTGTTCGCGGTGCCGCTCGACAAGGATTTCTATGACCAGTACGTGGTCACCGCGGGACTGGTGCCGGTGGACTTCACGCACGCCTTCCCTCCCGGGTCGCTGGGGCCCACGCCTTCGGGGACCTTCTCTCGGATGAGCCAGGAGGCCTCTCCGTGGGAGGTGGGACTGCAAGGGCATGAAGCGCCGCTGGGACTGGGGCCCTTCGCCGCGGGGCCCAGCCTCGCCTACCGCCGGAACGCGCTGTCGGCCTTCTATTACGGCGTGCGCGGCAGCTACACGCTGACGCCCTGGGCCGCGGATGGACTCCGCACCTACCGGGCCACGGTGCAGGGCCTGTTCGGCGCGAAGGACCTGTTCCACACGCCGCTGTTCATCGAAACGGGACTGGGCTGGGGCGCGCTGGGCGTGTCGTCCCCGGGCAAGTACATGGGCGACCTGACCGTGCTGACGAGCCATGCGGCGGCGGGGGTGACGAAGAAATGGTTCGGACTGAAGTGGCGGCTGGCCGCCACGGCCGCGATGGACCGGGTCACCCTGGATGGCGTCAACCGGTGGGATGGCATGCTGGGTATGGAGTTGGCCGCGACCACCTTCCCATGA
- a CDS encoding ATP-binding protein — protein sequence MGSEDIVTALRRVPLFSRLGDEQLHWVASHGRQLHFPAGARVAVQGDPADGLSIILEGRTEWTRKVGEQEAPTGALEAGEIFGEVILFLNAPYPTTGHASTDVRLLRLEPAAFWELLRQAPVLGRGLMEVAAQRTQAQEVVSTQQPGPLSPGQMVAGLAPELSNPASSANRSATRLRDTLRLVSARAMALGQHGLSSAQRGALLALPREAADRARATPALEPLSRTLREEEVGTWLELRGMADAWDVAPALVASGLDGAWLDSVARRVGEALLRDTLSWLVAAVSGDVLLAEVERGSARVSALVEAVKAYSFMDRAPVAEVDVHEGLEGTLAVLAHRLTGGNVAVVRQYAPSAPKLRGEQGALDEAWTQLVLNALEALGERGGTLRLRTWTEPEKVVVEVADDGPGIPRDLMPRIFEPFFSTKPNAAGLGLDISRRIIERHGGDVRVLSEPGNTRVQVRLPA from the coding sequence ATGGGAAGCGAGGACATCGTCACAGCGCTGCGCCGGGTTCCGTTGTTCTCCCGGCTGGGCGACGAGCAGCTCCACTGGGTGGCCAGCCACGGCCGCCAGCTTCACTTCCCAGCGGGGGCTCGCGTCGCGGTGCAGGGAGACCCGGCGGATGGGCTCTCCATCATCCTCGAGGGCCGCACGGAGTGGACCCGCAAGGTGGGAGAGCAGGAAGCGCCCACGGGCGCGCTGGAGGCGGGTGAAATCTTCGGAGAGGTCATCCTCTTCCTGAACGCGCCCTACCCCACCACCGGCCACGCGAGCACGGACGTGCGCCTGCTGCGACTGGAGCCCGCGGCCTTCTGGGAGCTGTTGCGGCAAGCGCCCGTGCTGGGCCGAGGTCTGATGGAAGTGGCGGCCCAGCGCACCCAGGCCCAGGAGGTCGTGTCCACGCAGCAGCCCGGGCCGCTGTCTCCCGGGCAGATGGTGGCGGGGCTCGCCCCCGAGCTGAGCAATCCCGCGTCGTCCGCGAACCGCAGCGCCACCCGGTTGCGAGACACGCTGCGCCTGGTGTCCGCGCGAGCCATGGCGCTGGGCCAGCACGGATTGTCCTCCGCGCAGCGCGGCGCCCTCCTCGCACTGCCTCGGGAGGCCGCGGACCGCGCGCGGGCCACACCCGCGCTGGAGCCCCTCTCGCGGACGCTGCGCGAGGAGGAAGTGGGCACGTGGCTGGAGCTTCGCGGCATGGCGGACGCGTGGGACGTGGCGCCCGCGCTGGTGGCCTCCGGCCTGGACGGAGCGTGGCTGGATTCGGTGGCGCGCCGGGTGGGCGAGGCGCTCCTGCGCGACACCCTCTCCTGGCTGGTGGCCGCGGTGAGCGGTGACGTGCTCCTGGCGGAAGTGGAGCGAGGCAGCGCCCGGGTCTCCGCGCTGGTGGAGGCGGTGAAGGCCTACAGCTTCATGGACCGCGCCCCGGTGGCGGAGGTGGATGTCCACGAGGGGCTGGAGGGCACGCTGGCCGTGCTCGCGCACCGGCTGACGGGAGGCAACGTCGCGGTGGTGCGCCAGTACGCGCCGTCGGCGCCCAAGCTCCGGGGTGAGCAGGGCGCGCTCGACGAGGCGTGGACACAGCTGGTGTTGAACGCGCTGGAGGCGCTGGGCGAGCGCGGCGGGACGCTGCGGCTTCGCACGTGGACGGAGCCGGAGAAGGTGGTGGTGGAGGTGGCGGATGACGGCCCGGGCATTCCCCGGGACCTGATGCCGCGCATCTTCGAGCCCTTCTTCAGCACGAAGCCCAACGCGGCGGGCCTGGGGTTGGACATCAGCCGGCGCATCATCGAGCGGCACGGCGGCGACGTGCGAGTCCTCTCCGAGCCGGGCAACACCCGCGTGCAGGTGCGGCTGCCCGCGTAG
- a CDS encoding NAD(P)H-binding protein, with the protein MFVVIGATGNVGRELVQQLAESGAEVVAVARKPGAPVSSSKVRQVQADVSAPETLAPHLRGATGVFLLVPGGGAGLDARALRTVFEAAGVKRLVVLSSMAVGTRPSAPSHAPLRDIEAVFRDSSLHCTFLRPAGFASNAFAWAGPVRTERGIAAPFADVALPVVDPADIAAVAARVLREEGHAGKVYVLTGPAAISPRQQAAVLSEAVGAPLRFMEWSREEALAMMTRFMPEPVAEGTLDILGTPTADEQRVSPDVERVLGRPAAPFSAWVGRNIAAFR; encoded by the coding sequence ATGTTCGTGGTGATTGGCGCGACGGGAAACGTGGGACGTGAGCTGGTCCAGCAGTTGGCGGAGTCAGGAGCAGAGGTGGTCGCGGTGGCGCGCAAGCCAGGAGCGCCGGTGTCTTCGTCGAAGGTCCGTCAGGTCCAGGCGGATGTGTCGGCCCCCGAGACGCTCGCGCCGCATCTTCGAGGCGCGACGGGTGTCTTCCTGCTCGTCCCCGGAGGGGGCGCGGGTCTGGACGCGCGGGCCCTGCGCACGGTGTTCGAGGCGGCGGGGGTGAAGCGGTTGGTGGTGCTGTCGTCCATGGCCGTCGGCACGCGCCCCTCGGCCCCTTCTCACGCGCCGCTTCGCGACATCGAAGCGGTCTTCAGGGATTCGTCACTGCACTGCACGTTCCTGAGACCGGCGGGGTTCGCGTCGAACGCGTTCGCCTGGGCGGGCCCGGTGCGCACCGAGCGCGGTATCGCCGCGCCCTTCGCCGACGTGGCGCTGCCTGTCGTGGACCCGGCGGACATCGCGGCCGTCGCGGCTCGCGTCCTCCGCGAGGAGGGGCACGCCGGCAAGGTGTATGTGCTCACCGGCCCTGCCGCCATCTCTCCGCGTCAACAAGCCGCCGTCCTCTCCGAGGCGGTGGGAGCCCCGCTGCGCTTCATGGAGTGGAGCCGTGAAGAGGCCCTCGCCATGATGACGCGGTTCATGCCCGAGCCCGTCGCCGAGGGCACCCTCGACATCCTCGGCACGCCGACGGCCGACGAGCAACGCGTCAGCCCGGATGTGGAGCGGGTGTTGGGAAGGCCCGCGGCCCCGTTCTCCGCGTGGGTCGGTCGCAACATCGCCGCGTTCCGCTGA
- a CDS encoding sensor histidine kinase: protein MEPQAAPQSRTETPILPLERARGAAESARFLEELRTLPLFADVGPEEAEWVRGESTLLELQPQEWLGREGESSAFYLILEGSLRITKTVGGVETLISVFGTGEFFGEVPLLLGQCFLSSSRAITHCRLLRLSNQAFWRMLAECPTAHREILKKMAERMKSLQSISLQQEKLASLGTLAAGLAHELNNPVSAVMRGVRALADRLGELPALALSLDCRTLSEPQVRALESRASVLEPMARSPLDRGDEEDALARWLDARGVEDAWVLAPELVESGLSLERLEHELEPLTGDVLKGTLRWVAATRGISVLLEEVGQAGGRIASLVNAARAYTYLDEAPLQRVDVHDGLESTLAVLAHRLRGVEVKREYDRSIPSITAYGTELNQVWTSLIENAADAIKENGHGTLWLRTHRDGDHVVVEVEDDGPGIPEEVLPRIFDPFFTTKGVGEGTGLGLSITHRVVSMLHRGEVSVASRPGWTRFQVRLPFELDGAFIPEPARPRPTAVRQHLEPEELRGA from the coding sequence ATGGAGCCACAAGCCGCTCCCCAGTCGCGCACGGAGACGCCGATACTCCCCCTGGAGAGGGCGCGTGGCGCCGCGGAGTCCGCCCGCTTCCTGGAGGAGTTGCGGACCCTCCCCCTCTTCGCCGACGTGGGGCCGGAGGAGGCCGAGTGGGTGCGCGGTGAGTCCACGCTCCTCGAGCTCCAGCCTCAGGAGTGGCTGGGCCGCGAGGGTGAGTCCTCCGCCTTCTACCTCATCCTGGAGGGCTCGCTGCGCATCACCAAGACGGTGGGCGGCGTGGAGACGCTCATCTCCGTCTTCGGGACGGGAGAGTTCTTCGGCGAGGTGCCGCTGTTGCTGGGCCAGTGCTTCCTCTCGAGCAGCCGCGCCATCACCCACTGCCGGCTGTTGCGCCTGTCGAACCAGGCCTTCTGGCGGATGCTCGCGGAGTGCCCGACGGCGCACCGGGAGATTCTCAAGAAGATGGCCGAGCGCATGAAGTCGCTCCAGTCCATCTCGCTCCAGCAGGAGAAGCTCGCGTCGCTGGGCACGTTGGCGGCGGGGCTGGCGCATGAGCTGAACAACCCCGTGTCCGCGGTGATGCGCGGCGTGCGCGCGCTGGCCGACCGGCTGGGAGAGCTTCCCGCGCTCGCCCTGTCCCTGGACTGCCGCACCTTGTCCGAGCCCCAGGTGCGCGCGCTGGAGTCGAGGGCTTCGGTGCTGGAGCCCATGGCGCGCAGCCCGCTGGACCGGGGTGACGAGGAGGACGCGCTGGCGCGCTGGCTGGATGCGCGAGGCGTGGAGGATGCGTGGGTGCTGGCGCCGGAGCTGGTGGAGTCGGGGCTGTCGCTCGAGCGGCTGGAGCATGAGCTGGAGCCGCTGACGGGCGATGTGCTGAAGGGCACGCTGCGCTGGGTGGCGGCCACGCGTGGAATCTCGGTGCTGTTGGAGGAGGTGGGGCAGGCCGGGGGACGCATCGCCTCGCTGGTGAACGCGGCCCGTGCGTACACGTACCTGGATGAGGCGCCCTTGCAGCGCGTGGACGTGCACGACGGGTTGGAGAGCACGCTGGCCGTGCTGGCCCACCGGCTGCGAGGCGTCGAGGTGAAGCGCGAGTATGACCGGAGCATTCCCTCCATCACCGCGTACGGCACGGAGCTGAACCAGGTGTGGACCAGCCTCATCGAGAACGCGGCCGACGCCATCAAGGAGAACGGCCACGGGACGCTGTGGCTGCGGACGCATCGCGATGGAGACCACGTGGTGGTCGAGGTCGAAGACGACGGACCCGGCATCCCCGAGGAGGTGCTGCCTCGCATCTTCGACCCGTTCTTCACCACGAAGGGCGTGGGGGAGGGGACGGGGTTGGGGCTGAGCATCACCCACCGCGTGGTGTCCATGCTGCATCGGGGCGAGGTGTCCGTCGCGTCGCGGCCGGGGTGGACGCGCTTCCAGGTCCGCCTGCCTTTCGAGCTCGATGGGGCCTTCATCCCCGAGCCCGCGCGCCCGCGTCCCACGGCGGTGCGACAACACCTGGAGCCCGAGGAGCTGCGCGGCGCCTGA
- a CDS encoding DUF7151 family protein, protein MNTHARALTSARTWAAFLFVLLLGGCDDIRMEDFVPFHATLTRSEVEPPGAQCEHGGTVVFAGQDENDDGVLAESEVDTARYVCARPLPTVLTRTRQEPSGAHCEHGGHAVETGPDANDDELLSDSEVTTTRYVCADALPVVLLHTRAEPAGAHCERGGRAVETGLDVDASGKLESTEVIATEYVCATAYPGVLVRTVQVPKGATCPHGGQLTHAGSDTDGDGLLSKEEATREVVSCLEPEPVLSRLVLLGVRPEPCGTQNAYAVEAGLDLDLDGVLDDDEVRATSRLCNPMVPLLRRHREEPPGARCITGGVAVMVGGDLNGDNDLQDDEVRHTVYVCQPSATFHGDYELRDVSDAVALQSIARVRGSLLISAPELREFIHPGLESVEGSLTVQDNSMMTRLELPSLRFVRGDITVTDHPRLTGVTLGSIDALGYPLWVSGSLRVERNSALTDLSGLGRVAPRLDFVLRKNNQLTVPGQFPFVEGLRGDLVIEFNDLLPAPPVFSHLLDIGGTLNLRGNPALGTLAGLRTLQRINEDLLIESSDSLTSISELSKLTSVGSVLSVMHNNELRTLSLPSLSRALTKLHVEENLKLEEVGPFSSMLETGDFLLLENPELLRVIGLGAPLNISGDLVIVGSKKLESLGAFAAVTSLRSLTVEYCDALTNLEGLHHVVTLKTLVVRQNPGLTALRLDALTNVSSEFKVMFNDWLPACQVIALAEAVHTGPLDQRYTRSNYEGAICAAPP, encoded by the coding sequence ATGAACACTCACGCCAGAGCCCTCACCTCCGCGCGGACCTGGGCCGCCTTCCTGTTCGTCCTGCTGTTGGGAGGCTGTGACGACATCCGCATGGAGGACTTCGTCCCGTTCCACGCGACGCTCACGCGCTCCGAGGTGGAGCCGCCCGGAGCCCAGTGCGAGCACGGCGGGACCGTGGTCTTCGCGGGCCAGGACGAGAATGACGACGGCGTCCTCGCCGAGAGCGAGGTCGACACCGCCCGGTACGTCTGCGCCAGGCCGCTCCCCACCGTGCTGACGCGCACGCGCCAGGAGCCCTCGGGCGCCCACTGCGAGCACGGCGGGCACGCGGTGGAGACGGGCCCGGATGCGAATGACGACGAGCTCCTCTCCGACAGCGAGGTCACCACCACTCGCTACGTCTGCGCCGACGCGCTTCCCGTCGTGCTGTTGCACACGCGCGCGGAGCCCGCGGGCGCCCATTGCGAGCGCGGCGGGCGCGCGGTGGAGACGGGCCTGGATGTCGACGCGAGCGGAAAGCTGGAGAGCACCGAGGTCATCGCCACCGAGTACGTCTGCGCCACCGCCTACCCGGGGGTCCTCGTCCGCACGGTGCAGGTCCCCAAGGGAGCGACGTGCCCTCATGGAGGCCAGCTCACGCACGCGGGGAGCGACACCGACGGGGACGGCCTCCTGTCAAAAGAGGAAGCCACTCGCGAGGTGGTGAGCTGTCTGGAGCCCGAGCCCGTCCTGTCGCGGCTGGTGCTGTTGGGCGTCCGCCCCGAGCCCTGCGGCACCCAGAACGCCTATGCCGTGGAGGCCGGCCTGGACCTGGACCTGGACGGAGTGCTCGACGACGACGAGGTGCGCGCGACAAGCCGCCTGTGCAATCCGATGGTGCCCCTGTTGCGGCGCCATCGAGAGGAGCCCCCAGGCGCCCGCTGCATCACGGGTGGCGTCGCGGTGATGGTCGGCGGAGACCTGAATGGCGACAACGACCTGCAGGACGACGAGGTCCGGCACACCGTCTACGTCTGCCAGCCTTCCGCCACCTTTCATGGCGACTACGAGCTGCGGGACGTCTCGGACGCGGTGGCCCTCCAGTCCATCGCACGCGTCCGAGGGAGCCTCCTCATCTCCGCGCCCGAGCTGCGGGAGTTCATCCATCCCGGGCTCGAGTCCGTGGAAGGCTCGCTGACGGTTCAGGACAACTCGATGATGACGCGCTTGGAGCTGCCCTCCTTGCGCTTCGTTCGCGGGGACATCACGGTCACCGACCACCCTCGCCTGACTGGAGTGACGCTGGGCTCCATCGACGCCCTCGGGTATCCGCTGTGGGTGAGCGGCAGCTTGCGGGTCGAGCGCAACAGCGCGCTCACGGACTTGAGTGGACTCGGCCGGGTCGCGCCTCGGCTGGACTTCGTCCTGCGCAAGAACAACCAACTGACGGTGCCCGGCCAGTTCCCCTTCGTGGAGGGACTCCGGGGCGACCTGGTCATCGAGTTCAACGACCTCCTGCCCGCGCCTCCGGTCTTCTCCCATCTCCTCGACATCGGTGGCACCCTGAACCTCAGGGGCAATCCGGCCCTGGGCACACTCGCCGGGCTGAGGACGCTCCAGCGCATCAACGAGGACCTCCTCATCGAGTCCAGCGACTCGCTGACGAGCATCTCGGAGCTGTCGAAGCTCACCTCGGTGGGCAGCGTGCTCTCGGTCATGCACAACAACGAGCTGCGGACCCTCTCGCTCCCCTCACTGTCCAGGGCCCTGACGAAGCTCCACGTCGAAGAGAACCTCAAGCTGGAGGAGGTCGGCCCGTTCAGCAGCATGCTGGAGACCGGCGACTTCCTGCTCCTCGAGAACCCCGAACTCCTGCGCGTCATCGGGCTGGGCGCTCCGCTGAACATCTCGGGGGACCTCGTCATCGTCGGCAGCAAGAAGCTGGAGAGCCTGGGGGCCTTCGCGGCGGTGACGTCACTGCGGTCGCTGACCGTGGAGTACTGCGACGCGCTGACGAACCTGGAGGGGCTGCATCACGTCGTCACGCTGAAGACGCTCGTCGTGCGCCAGAACCCGGGGCTCACCGCGCTCCGGCTCGACGCACTGACGAACGTGAGCAGCGAGTTCAAAGTGATGTTCAACGACTGGCTGCCCGCCTGTCAGGTCATCGCGCTGGCGGAGGCCGTCCACACGGGACCGTTGGACCAGCGCTACACCCGCAGCAACTACGAAGGCGCCATCTGCGCGGCTCCGCCGTAG
- a CDS encoding FAD-dependent oxidoreductase — translation MAKPVILAVDDDTEVLRAVERDLRRQYGREYRVLSADRGDSALETVRKLRLRGDPVALFLVDQRMPGMSGVEFLEQAKVLYDEARRVLLTAYADTQAAIHAINEVRLDHYLLKPWEPPEERLYPVLTDLLEEWWAHHPPTFEGIRVLGNRWSPRSHALRDFLGSNQVPYQWLDVEASEEGRLLLAQAGGAAVEKLPLVLFPDGTRMMGPSTLEVAERIGLKVRATKPFYDLVIIGGGPAGLAAAVYGASEGLSTVMVERSAPGGQAGTSSRIENYLGFPAGLSGSDLARRAVAQAARFGVEILTPQEVKGVRVEDPYRIVALADGTELSCHALLLAMGVQWKKLETPGVQSFTGAGVYYGSSRTEALSCKDEDVYIIGGANSAGQAALYFAQFARQVTLVVRGDSLERGMSHYLVEQVRSLANVTVLLDTEVTRVEGTAHLERLTLTTKGQPERTVPASTLFIMIGAVPRTEWLDDLVARDARGYILTGPDLMPGGERPKGWKPERAPFLLETSVPGIFAAGDVRHASIKRVASGVGEGSIAISFIHQYLSEV, via the coding sequence ATGGCCAAGCCCGTCATCCTCGCGGTGGACGACGACACGGAGGTGCTTCGCGCGGTGGAGCGCGACTTGCGGCGCCAGTATGGCCGCGAGTACCGCGTGCTGAGCGCGGACCGGGGTGACTCGGCGCTGGAGACGGTGCGGAAGCTCCGCCTGCGCGGCGACCCGGTGGCGCTCTTCCTGGTGGACCAGCGCATGCCCGGCATGTCCGGCGTGGAGTTCCTGGAGCAGGCCAAGGTGCTCTACGACGAGGCCCGGCGCGTGCTCCTCACCGCGTACGCGGACACGCAGGCCGCCATCCACGCCATCAACGAGGTGCGGCTGGACCACTACCTGCTCAAGCCGTGGGAGCCTCCCGAGGAGCGCCTCTATCCCGTGCTGACGGACCTGCTCGAGGAGTGGTGGGCCCACCACCCACCCACCTTCGAGGGCATCCGCGTGCTGGGCAACCGCTGGTCTCCGCGCTCCCACGCGCTGCGGGACTTCCTGGGCAGCAACCAGGTGCCGTACCAATGGCTCGACGTGGAGGCCAGTGAGGAGGGGCGGCTGCTGCTCGCGCAGGCGGGAGGCGCGGCGGTGGAGAAGCTCCCGCTGGTGCTCTTCCCGGATGGCACGCGGATGATGGGGCCCTCCACGCTGGAGGTGGCGGAGCGCATCGGCCTGAAGGTCCGCGCCACCAAGCCCTTCTATGATTTGGTCATCATCGGCGGAGGTCCCGCGGGGCTCGCCGCCGCCGTGTATGGCGCATCCGAGGGACTGAGCACCGTCATGGTGGAGCGCAGCGCGCCGGGAGGACAGGCCGGCACCAGCTCCCGCATCGAGAACTACCTGGGCTTCCCCGCGGGGCTGAGCGGCTCCGACCTGGCGCGGCGCGCGGTGGCGCAGGCGGCGCGCTTCGGGGTGGAGATTCTCACGCCGCAGGAGGTGAAGGGCGTGCGGGTGGAGGACCCGTATCGCATCGTCGCGCTCGCGGATGGAACGGAGCTGAGCTGCCACGCGCTGCTCCTGGCCATGGGCGTGCAGTGGAAGAAGCTGGAGACACCGGGCGTCCAGTCGTTCACCGGCGCGGGCGTCTACTACGGCTCGTCGCGCACCGAGGCCCTGTCGTGCAAGGACGAGGACGTCTACATCATCGGCGGCGCCAACTCCGCGGGACAGGCCGCGCTCTACTTCGCGCAGTTCGCGCGGCAGGTGACACTGGTGGTGCGCGGCGACTCGTTGGAGCGGGGCATGTCCCACTACCTGGTGGAGCAGGTGCGCTCGCTGGCCAACGTCACGGTGCTGCTCGACACGGAGGTGACGCGCGTGGAGGGCACGGCCCACCTGGAGCGCCTCACGCTGACCACGAAGGGACAGCCCGAGCGCACCGTGCCGGCCAGCACGCTGTTCATCATGATTGGCGCCGTGCCGAGGACGGAGTGGCTGGATGACCTGGTGGCGCGCGACGCACGCGGCTACATCCTCACCGGCCCGGACCTCATGCCCGGCGGCGAGCGGCCCAAGGGGTGGAAGCCCGAGCGAGCGCCCTTCCTGCTGGAGACGAGCGTGCCGGGCATCTTCGCCGCGGGAGACGTGCGCCATGCCTCCATCAAGCGCGTGGCGTCCGGCGTGGGCGAAGGCTCCATCGCCATCTCCTTCATCCATCAGTACCTGAGCGAGGTGTGA